The proteins below are encoded in one region of Drosophila santomea strain STO CAGO 1482 chromosome 3R, Prin_Dsan_1.1, whole genome shotgun sequence:
- the LOC120453074 gene encoding pre-mRNA-processing factor 17 produces MLGLQTYASSSEGESDHEDAGATATAGAKSESSAPIPDHLLPVDKTHSLSNSIAVCAAPTVVPLGASAVPRTLDPTLKEVTYNPRYEEMYAPVKGPEHPDLTMQQRAPRNTLAGYVEKAHINAFEFENQRRTFHTYGYALDPSVDEQADGQSFVGDLQSAYDDNGKTVFEAPKAKKLRKQEKNDNPEDIEGFLGPWGKFENEVSVAKPNEQERAELDELLSKRHKRGRIPEDKPLEEKSTLHIKDAYDYQGRSYLHAPHDLGVNLRSNAPPPKCFLPKAHIHTWSGHNKGISSIRWFPKTAHLLLSGSMDCRVKLWEVYGERRCIRTFSGHRQAIKDIAWNNKGTNFLSASYDRYIKLWDAETGDVVSRFTTRKMPFCVKFHPDNSKQHLFVAGTSDKKIICWDTRSGDIVQEYDRHLGSVSTITFVDDNRRFVTTSDDKSMRIWEWDIPVDMKYIADPTMHSMPAVTLAPNGKWMACQSLDNKIVIFSALNRFKMNRKKTFTGHMVSGYACQLDFSPDMSYLVSGDGDGKCYIWDWKTTKMYKKWQAHDGVCISALWHPHEASKVVTAGWDGQIKYWD; encoded by the exons ATGTTGGGCCTTCAGACATACGCCAGTTCCTCGGAGGGAGAATCAGACCATGAGGACGCCGGCGCCACCGCCACGGCCGGTGCCAAATCTGAGTCCTCCGCTCCCATTCCGGATCACCTGCTGCCCGTGGACAAGACACACTCGCTTTCCAACTCCATTGCTGTTTGTGCGGCACCAACGGTGGTTCCCCTTGGAGCATCGGCCGTGCCCCGAACTCTGGATCCCACGCTCAAGGAGGTAACCTACAATCCGCGCTACGAGGAGATGTATGCTCCGGTAAAGGGTCCGGAACATCCAGACCTCACCATGCAACAGCGCGCTCCGCGAAACACCCTGGCCGGCTACGTGGAGAAGGCCCACATAAATGCGTTCGAGTTTGAGAACCAGCGACGCACCTTTCACACCTACGGCTACGCATTGGACCCCAGCGTGGACGAGCAGGCGGACGGGCAGTCTTTTGTGGGTGACCTGCAGTCCGCGTACGATGACAACGGCAAGACGGTGTTCGAGGCGCCCAAGGCAAAGAAGCTGCGCAAGCAGGAGAAAAATGATAATCCCGAGGACATTGAAGGCTTTCTGGGGCCCTGGGGCAAGTTCGAGAACGAGGTGTCGGTGGCAAAGCCAAATGAACAGGAGCGCGCCGAACTGGACGAGCTGCTGTCTAAGCGGCATAAGCGCGGACGCATTCCCGAGGACAAGCCGCTCGAAGAGAAGTCGACACTGCACA TCAAGGATGCTTACGACTACCAGGGCCGCTCTTATTTGCATGCTCCTCATGATCTGGGCGTGAATCTAAGATCGAATGCACCGCCGCCAAAATGCTTCCTGCCCAAGGCGCACATACACACCTGGTCGGGCCACAATAAGGGCATTTCCTCCATTCGCTGGTTCCCCAAGACCGCTCATCTCTTGCTCTCCGGCTCGATGGACTGCCGGGTCAAACTGTGGGAGGTTTATGGCGAACGACGCTGCATACGGACCTTTTCCGGTCATCGGCAGGCCATCAAGGATATTGCGTGGAACAACAAGGGTACCAACTTCCTGTCTGCTTCATATGATCGCTACATAAAGTTGTGGGATGCCGAAACGGGCGATGTAGTGTCCCGATTCACCACCCGTAAGATGCCTTTCTGTGTGAAATTCCATCCCGATAATAGCAAGCAACATTTGTTCGTTGCCGGTACCTCCGACAAGAAGATCATTTGC TGGGACACTCGCAGCGGTGATATTGTACAGGAATACGACCGGCACTTGGGATCAGTGAGCACCATCACCTTTGTGGACGACAACCGACGGTTTGTAACCACCTCGGACGACAAATCAATGCGCATATGGGAGTGGGACATTCCTGTGGACATGAAGTACATTGCCGATCCCACTATGCATTCCATGCCGGCGGTCACATTGGCGCCGAATGGCAAATGGATGGCCTGCCAGTCGTTGGACAATAAGATCGTTATCTTCTCCGCCCTCAATCGCTTCAAGATGAATCGCAAAAAGACCTTCACCGGTCACATGGTCTCTGGCTATGCCTGCCAGCTGGACTTTTCACCGGACATGAGCTACCTGGTGTCgggcgatggcgatggtaAATGTTATATTTGGGACTGGAAGACGACGAAGATGTACAAGAAGTGGCAGGCGCACGACGGCGTCTGCATCAGTGCACTCTGGCATCCGCACGAGGCCAGCAAAGTGGTCACCGCTGGTTGGGATGGCCAGATAAAATACTGGGACTAA
- the LOC120453075 gene encoding uncharacterized protein LOC120453075 encodes MEISINVFVFLLYTLVVIYLQHFVNKYTEFVRSL; translated from the coding sequence ATGGAAATATCCATTAACGTTTTTGTATTCCTCCTCTACACTCTGGTCGTGATCTACCTTCAGCACTTCGTTAACAAGTACACAGAGTTCGTCCGCAGCCTCTAA
- the LOC120453893 gene encoding fas-associated death domain protein: MTAGKHWSYDILKQIAIDGCTEDVEELKLMFADEIGSRRRLDCIRSIQDLIDCLERADELAEDKVEPLRRMSTNMPQLIEALNGYTPPENSRTHPVNLYQELRLAEELRQQLRIGPASQDAPPSVAAVAAAVPTPAVQNYATPAAFTDRKRTAVFKKISEELGRYWRRLGRSAGIGEGHMDTIEERYPHDLKSQILRLLQLIEEDDCHDPKHFLVRLCRALGDCGRNDLRKNVEQIMSH, translated from the coding sequence ATGACGGCAGGCAAGCACTGGAGCTACGACATCCTTAAACAGATCGCCATCGATGGATGTACCGAGGACGTCGAGGAGTTGAAACTAATGTTTGCCGATGAGATTGGTTCGCGACGCAGATTGGATTGCATACGCTCCATTCAGGATCTAATTGACTGCCTGGAACGAGCGGACGAACTGGCCGAGGACAAAGTAGAGCCACTGCGCCGGATGTCGACCAATATGCCGCAGCTTATCGAGGCACTCAATGGCTACACACCGCCGGAAAACTCTCGCACACATCCGGTGAATCTCTACCAGGAACTCCGATTGGCCGAGGAACTGCGCCAGCAACTCCGGATTGGTCCAGCATCCCAGGATGCTCCACCATCAGTTGCGGCTGTAGCTGCTGCAGTACCCACACCAGCAGTTCAAAACTATGCCACCCCAGCTGCTTTTACGGATCGCAAACGCACGGCGGTCTTTAAGAAAATATCAGAGGAACTGGGACGCTACTGGCGACGACTGGGCCGATCGGCGGGCATTGGCGAGGGCCACATGGACACCATCGAGGAGCGCTACCCGCACGATCTGAAGTCCCAGATTCTGCGACTGCTGCAGCTCATCGAAGAAGACGATTGCCACGATCCCAAGCACTTTCTGGTTCGTCTGTGTCGTGCCTTGGGCGATTGCGGTCGCAATGATCTGCGTAAGAACGTAGAGCAGATAATGTCACACTAG
- the LOC120452638 gene encoding probable ATP-dependent RNA helicase pitchoune: MSIREKLLMKKIVKREKMKKELSQKKGNNKAQKQEQPKQNGNKPSKKPKKISNKHVADDQDDDLEEDFQEAPLPKKKQQKQPPKKQPIQVANSDSESDEDDDEQEDEDDENSDLDEEAEDDEEEVASGSEDDDQQEDEDDEPVPAKKTKLLPNKSKAQNGKPAKDDEPFTVESSLAALDYRDSDDRSFASLKGAVSEATLRAVKEMGFTEMTEIQAKSLTPLLKGRDLVGAAQTGSGKTLAFLIPAVELINKLRFMPRNGTGVIIISPTRELSMQTFGVLKELMAHHHHTYGLVMGGSNRQVESEKLGKGINILVATPGRLLDHLQNSPDFLYKNLQCLIIDEVDRILEIGFEEELKQIINLLPKRRQTMLFSATQTARIEALSKLALKSEPIYVGVHDNQDTATVDGLEQGYIVCPSEKRLLVLFTFLKKNRKKKVMVFFSSCMSVKYHHELFNYIDLPVTSIHGKQKQTKRTTTFFQFCNAESGILLCTDVAARGLDIPQVDWIVQYDPPDDPREYIHRVGRTARGSGTSGHALLLMRPEELGFLRYLKAAKVPLNEFEFSWQKIADIQLQLEKLIAKNYFLNQSAKEAFKSYVRAYDSHQLKQIFNVNTLDLQAVAKSFGFLVPPVVDLKVGAAKRERPEKRVGGGGFGFYKKMNEGSASKQRHFKQVNRDQAKKFMR; this comes from the exons ATGTCTATCCGAGAGAAGCTGCTGATGAAGAAGATCGTAAAGCGGGAGAAAATGAAGAAGGAGCTTTCGCAGAAGAAGGGAAATAACAAGGCCCAAAAGCAGGAGCAACCCAAACAAAATGGCAATAAACCCAGTAAAAAACCGAAGAAAATCAGTAACAAACATGTGGCCGATGATCAGG ATGACGACTTAGAGGAGGATTTCCAAGAGGCGCCGCTGCCCAAGaagaagcaacaaaaacagcctCCAAAAAAGCAACCAATTCAGGTGGCCAACTCGGATTCGGAGTCcgatgaagatgatgatgagcaggaggatgaggatgacgAGAATAGCGATTTGGACGAAGAAGCCGAAGATGATGAGGAGGAAGTAGCCAGCGGTAGTGAAGATGATGACCAGCAGGAAG ATGAAGATGACGAACCTGTGCCAGCGAAGAAAACCAAGTTGCTTCCAAACAAGTCCAAGGCACAGAATGGCAAACCAGCCAAAGATGACGAGCCGTTTACCGTGGAATCCTCTCTGGCTGCTCTGGACTATCGGGATTCGGATGATCGCAGCTTTGCCTCACTAAAGGGAGCCGTGTCCGAGGCCACGTTGCGAGCCGTTAAGGAGATGGGCTTTACCGAGATGACTGAAATCCAGGCGAAATCACTGACACCCCTACTAAAGGGACGCGATCTGGTGGGTGCTGCACAGACGGGTTCCGGCAAAACGCTGGCCTTCCTGATACCCGCCGTCGAGCTGATAAACAAGCTGAGGTTTATGCCACGCAATGGCACCGGAGTGATCATAATCTCACCTACGCGAGAGCTGTCCATGCAAACTTTCGGTGTGCTCAAGGAACTGATGGCACACCACCATCACACTTATGGCTTGGTAATGGGCGGCTCCAACCGCCAGGTGGAGAGCGAGAAACTGGGCAAGGGCATCAACATTCTGGTGGCCACACCGGGTCGTCTGCTGGATCATCTACAGAACTCACCCGACTTCTTGTACAAGAACCTGCAGTGCCTGATTATCGATGAAGTGGATCGGATTCTGGAGATCGGTTTTGAGGAGGAACTGAAGCAAATCATCAATCTGCTGCCAA AACGCCGCCAGACGATGCTCTTCTCGGCCACTCAGACAGCTCGCATCGAAGCGCTTTCAAAGCTGGCCCTTAAGTCGGAACCAATTTATGTGGGTGTTCACGATAACCAGGACACGGCGACCGTAGATGGACTCGAGCAGGGCTACATTGTATGCCCCTCGGAGAAGCGACTGCTCGTGCTCTTCACGTTCCTCAAAAAGAATCGCAAGAAGAAGGTGATGGTGTTCTTCTCGTCCTGCATGTCCGTCAAGTACCACCACGAGCTCTTTAACTACATTGATCTGCCAGTGACCTCTATTCACGGTAAACagaagcaaacaaaacgaacGACAACCTTCTTCCAGTTCTGCAATGCGGAATCTGGCATTCTCCTATGTACGGATGTGGCTGCTCGTGGATTGGACATTCCGCAAGTCGATTGGATTGTGCAGTACGATCCCCCAGATGATCCACGCGAGTATATTCACAGGGTGGGACGAACGGCCAGAGGATCGGGCACCTCGGGTCACGCCCTGCTTTTGATGCGACCCGAAGAGCTGGGCTTCCTGCGCTACCTTAAGGCCGCCAAGGTGCCTCTCAACGAGTTCGAGTTCTCTTGGCAGAAGATAGCCGATATTCAACTGCAG CTGGAGAAACTGATCGCCAAGAACTACTTCCTGAACCAGTCGGCCAAGGAAGCGTTTAAGTCGTATGTGCGCGCGTACGACTCCCATCAGTTGAAGCAGATCTTCAATGTGAATACGCTGGACCTGCAGGCGGTTGCGAAAAGCTTTGGATTCCTAGTTCCACCCGTAGTTGACCTGAAGGTGGGCGCGGCCAAGCGGGAGCGACCGGAAAAGCGAGTGGGCGGCGGCGGTTTTGGTTTCTACAAGAAAATGAACGAGGGATCGGCCTCCAAGCAGCGACACTTCAAGCAGGTCAACCGCGACCAGGCCAAGAAGTTTATGCGTTag